In Brachypodium distachyon strain Bd21 chromosome 5, Brachypodium_distachyon_v3.0, whole genome shotgun sequence, the genomic window GCCGAAGGGAGAGTCTCCAAGGGCCCGAGCCTGCTCCCCGCCCGTAAGCCACCTCTGTCTGGGCAAAAGAGGAAGCTCTGCACGGACAAGCACTCCGAGGCCAACACCAGAGGCAGCCGATGCAACTGCTCGAACAGAAGGTACGTATACGGTATACCATGCATGCCTTCTCCCAAAACCAAACTGATAACCATGGCTGTGgctcaatttttcttttttctttttttgcgagaaggtttcaaaaatattttggCCAGGATGGAAATTCACTGAATTAATTTCAGTAATTTTTTCATCATTTCGGCCAAAGtatcaaaaaataataataatatctAACCAAAATTGAGGAATTGTGACCAAAAGTTGAAGTTTATTTGAATTCATGTGTACTTTAGTACAACCAAAATGTTACAAAATAACCTGAAATTTGTGGGCAAGGTTGTCACAAGATGTATCTACCgtttcaaatattcaaattcaaccgATTTACCTATTGAGAAACAAGAAGACGAATTTTGCTTTGAAAATATATCGTCTCCTGCGAGATCGAAAGGTGAATCTACCATTCGCTGcagattttgttttcttcaatGTTTCTCTCAACATGTGTTTTGTTTACACTGAAAGTTAATCAATAGCATGTGTTAGTGCGTTAATTTTCTGGAAAAAATTATCTGGTCGTCAGGTTGGATCCCACGACGTTTATTGTAAGTTGTATATCTCTGCCCCGATCTGAAAACTAGACCATCGAccaccttttgttttctttgctcaATTGTTGTTATGGTCAAGTGAAACAAGAACAAGATTACCTGGGTTTGAGAATTCTTACACACGGAGCGATTATTATACCATTAGTTAGAAAATAGTTTTCTGTATAACTACAGTGATGTCACTTTTGCATTACAAACTCATACCGATAGTTTAACATATAGTCGGGGACTAACGTGTCGAGCTTAGCCGGTTGACGTTCTTACGCATGCATTTGTTAATTAACTCGACACAGCGACCCTTGTTATTAAGCATTTGTCTAACTCGGACACAAAAACTGGCCAATTCGTGCGGATAGCGCAGGccggtattttttttttgtcgttAATCACACGGCATCCCAACCCGAGCTGTGCTGCAATAGTACAATAATAcgtgtagctagctaggcgtGATCTCACAAGCTTCACAAAGTCCAACTCCAAGCCTTATCCTTACGTCCAGTTACCAATTTTGTTAACTAAAATCCGACGTCGACGCGTAATTAAACTGGGCGTGATCTCACAAGCTTCACAAAGTCCAACTCCAAGCCTTATCCTTACGTCCAGTTACCAATTTTGTTAACTAAAATCCGACGTCGACGCGTAATTAAACTGGGCGTGATCTCACAAGCTTCACAAAGTCCAACTCCAAACTACAATTTTGTTGTATGGgtagccggccggccggccggttgCGTGTGTTTCTAATCAAGCGGGCCACCCCATACACGTACGTAAGGATAAGGTTTAACAGGGGCGTGATTTTTAAGGAACGAATCATAATCGTTCGATTAATATCtatatttcattttattattttcttacCATTCGTTTCGAATCTTAAAACGCAAATCACgtatattcaatgatacagaAATTAACTTCGCATGATCGATCAGGTGGTCTCTCGTCGCAGCCGCGATCATGGTCGTTGCATCCTTGGCGACGAGCGCGGATGCCGCGGGCGGCAGTTTCTACGAGGACTTCGAGGTGGTGTGGGGCGAAGACCCGCACCCTGAACGGCGCGTCGCGGTCATCGACGGCGGGCGGCTGGTGAAGCTCACCCTCGACAacgtctccggctccgggtTCCAGTCCAAGGACGCCTTCCTCTTCGGCGAGTTCACCATGCAGATGAAGCTCGTCCCCGGCGACTCGGCCGGCACCGTCACCACCTTCTACGTAAGCCCTCGCTATCTATGCCCAATTAGTACTCAAAATATTACGTACAAGAGCTAGCTTCTTTGAACTTCTTTACGTGTTATACTTATTGCGTGCATACGTGTGTAGCTGAGTTCGAAGGATTATCCGATGTGGGAGGGAGACGGGCACGACGAGATCGACTTCGAGTTCCTGGGCAACGTCAGCGGCGAGCCCTACTTGATGCAGACCAACGTGTACGCGCAGGGGGGTGGGAGACGGGAGCAGCGCTTCTTCCTGTGGTTCGATCCCACGGCGGATTTCCACAACTACACCATCCTCTGGAACCCTCTCAATATCATGTACGTGTGTCGGTTAATACATGGCTCgcctatttttttattttattttcgggAATACATTGGCTCACTATTCACACGCATGCACCAATATCGcaatttttttaggggaatatcgcaatttatatttttttttttgaggagaCGCAATTTTTATATAGGATACATCATACGCCCTCTGTGTCACGAACATGTGATGGAACAAATAGATGCATGATTTACAGAATAAAAAAGCTCGTTCAATGGGCGGGCCCACTGCAAGGAGGAGACGAGCAAGCATTGGGAATTCCGGTGAAAGAAAAACGGAAAAAGAAGCTGGGCCGGCCTATTTCGATGGGAAAGCTAAGCTATAACTGCGCCCTGTTCGCTAAAAAAACGAGGcattctctcttttttaacTAGATTTGTgcaaatccgtgccaatctttatgaaacggaaatAGTATTTCGCTAAAAAATCCTAAAAATGCTATAACTATACTAGAAAACATACAATTGTGGTCTCAAAGAAAACACCATCTAGGATTCATAAAAGTGTGGCCTCAAAGAAAACACCTCATATCTGTTTTAACTAGCATGTTTCCTACGACTGAATGTTCAGAATATTCTATTATAAAAAATTGTAATTTTTAGGAAATGCTGATGTACTTCAAAAGAATGTTAGTAGGACGTTTCATTAAAAACATGTTTCAAAGCAAATGCTAATATATTTTAAAATCGTTAATGTATTTCCAAAGAATTATCATGAATATCACCAAAAAAATGCTCATGTGTTTGAAAATAAATGTTCATgaatttcaaaacaaaatttatgtattgaaaaaacaaataaatagaCTTTGCCAGACCACCCCTGGCTCGTCATGTACTCATGCGGCCGTCCCTTCTAAATTTTGTTAACTGCTATAAGGAAATACTACCTAAAATGAACTAATCTAAAAAAAGGGGTGGAACAAAAGAGATGGAGTAATAAACTTGCTTCTTCTGAAAATCAATAAATAGCTAAGGTAAACTGATTAAGAATTAAAACCCTCTGCAACTCCAAAACAGTCATCTTTTATGAATCATTCCCTGTCGGTTTGGAGCCTAAACAGGAAGAAAGACTTGAACAGCAACTTGCTTTGTTTACTGGATCTGGAGGATGGGATAGTTTTCTCAATATATAGAGTCAAATCATTCTAACGttgctggaggaggagcgctTAATTAGCCGCGTCCTCATATTTCGAGGCATTAGCACATGGacgatttattttttttggaactgCAGTTGTTTTAGATCGAGCACGCACATGCCTACATGAGAAGCCTGCAGGTGAAAGCCTGTGTCAACTTAGCCTCTAAACAAAATGGTGATTTGTGAAGGAGCCAATAATAGTACGCCAAGTGAAATGGAGTACATAGTATACTAAGATTCTGCCTAGAAGGTTTCCAACATCTGAATCGAATCACAGGAAATACAATACTAGTGCTAGACAGTAGATTAACAGAACCAGATGTAGGCAAGCTAGCCAGTTGGGCGTTGGCCCATGCATCCATGCACTGAATTAACGCAACGGATCTCCGGCGTCGTCTCACCACCATGTACAGGCAGTAGAATTTTTTGACAGTAGATTACTGTGTGTGTGACAGTGTGAGTGTGTGTTTCCGATACTCTGTTTTTCAGTTTCTCGGTGGACGGCGTGCCGGTGCGGGTGTTCAAGAACCACGAGCTCCAGGGCGTGCCTTACCTGAGCACGCAGGCGATGAAGGCGCGCGCGTCCATCTGGGACGGCGAGTCCTGGGTGACCATGGGCGGGCGGGTCAAGACCGACTGGTCTCACGCGCCATTCGTCGCCTCCTACGGCGCCTACGACGCGTCCACCGCCTGcgtctcctcgtcctcctgctccgcggcggcggcgccatggatgACGCGGCGGCTCGGCCCCGAAGGGCAGCGCGCGCTGGCGTGGGCGCGCGACAACTACATGGTGATGGACTACTGCGATGACCCCTGGAAGGTTTTTCCCCGGGGGGTGCCCGCCGAGTGCGGCATCGACCGCTTGGCCATGGCCAGCCTTCTCTGATTCCTTGTTTTATGTACATCTCAGAGGATACTGTAAGCTTAATTTCTCTTGTTTGTAAACTGTAACTGTGTAGTTAACGCGTACAGAGGTCAGAGACTATGGTAGTGCCAGTGATATAAGTACTCCAATGAAAGAATCACACGCAAGCCCGTACCTGTTTCTTCCGATGTAAACTGTAACTGTGTAATTAACGCGTGCAGAGGCTATGTTAGTGCCAGTGATGTACTAGTATAAAGATTGCCTTATTTCAGAACAGTTTGAGACTCGATGGATctcagcaaaaagaaaagaaaatttcgCTCTGTGTGTCTGTCCTACCAAAATCTTGATACAATCATACAACTGGTCCGAGAAGGAAGGGGAGGCCAGACAGATCAGCCCAGCCAGAATCATCAGAAATAATCCAATGAAAGAATCATACGCAAGCCCGTACCTGTTTCTTCCGATGTACAAAAATAACCAATGGATCGAACTCAACATTCGACCGATCGATGCAATGTCCTATTATGAGGCTATGGCTCCAATCTTATTACATCTTCACGGCAGCGAGCACTCTTTGGGGAGCGTGGACGCGTTGAACCTGTCGTAATCGGAGCAGTAGTTGTAGGTCATGTACCTCTGCCTGACCCAGGCCAGGTCGGACATCGCCTTCTGGTCCAGGTCGAAGTGCCTGGACCCGGCCGGCTCGTTGCCGCACCAGTCCACGCCGGCCGACGGCTGGCACCAGGTGACGTTGTAGTTGCGGTAGTAGGAGACAAAAGGCGACTTGGACCAGTCCGTCTTGACACGCCCGCCCTGCGTCGCCCAGTCGTCCGCGTTCCACAGGCTCCCGTACACCCTCATCTGCTGCCACTTTGGGAACGCCACCCCGTGCGCCTCGTTGTTCTTGAAGTCCCTGATCGTCACCCCGTCCACCTGGATCCTGCAAACACACACGCCACATTTCGAATGTAAAATCTAATTGACTACTCTGGATTTCATGAATGTATTCAGTGTCTGCTTTGATTTATAGTGTGCTTACAGGATGTGCTTGGGGTTCCAGATGATGGAGTAGGTGTGGTAGTCGGCGCTGGGGTCGAACCAGAGCTGGAACTGCTGCtcgcggccgccgacgccgttGGCGAAGACGTTGGTGTGGAGCGTGTAAGGCTCGCCGGTGGCGTTGCCGAGGAACTCCAGGTCGATCTCGTCGTGGATCTCCCACGGCCCTTCCGAGATCGTCTGCCCACGCACCAAAATATTCGATCGACGTGTCAAAAGTCAACTCAACACAGACCTAGTAGTACTGCATTTCCTTTGACTTGAAGCAGAGATAACTAAGCCGATTAATCTACTAGTAGATCGTAGTAGATGCAAATTAATGGCTGCAGTAACTAGGATCGATGATGATGGATCGGGAGATCTCTTACGTAGACGGTGCAGACGGTGCCGGCGGAGTCGCCCTCGATGAGCTTGATGTCGAGGTCGATTTGGGCGTAGAGGTACATGGCCTTGGACTTGAAGCAGGAGCCCGTGGACTTGTCGAGGGACAGCGCCAGCGACTCGCTGTCGCCGTCCATGAAGAAGTAGGTGCGGCTCGCGCCCCACACGAGCTCGATGTCCTTGTAGATGTCCGCCGTGCCCAGTtcaacggccaggaggaggaacGCCAGCCATAGAAGAAGCGGCGCCCACAAGCAGCGGAGCTTCTCGGTACAAGGCAATGGCGCCATTGCTgtctaagctagctagcaatgGCAAATGTGATATGCGCGTGGCAAGGCAAGCTAGCGAGGAATAGAATGCCAGCCTTGCCGACGGGAGGGAGAACCTCGTTTGGGAAGACAAGGTTGCTAGAAGGCTACGCGAGTGCTCGTACGTATATAAGCGTTTTGGAGAAGCCCGAAGCCGGCCGTGCACGTGCTTGCAGCGTGCACGAGAGACTGACGAGAGAAGCTTCGTTAGCTACTAGACGGAGAGCTTAAGTTTAGATTTGCTTTCTTTGCTGTGTGAAAGCAAGGGGAGACGAGCTAGCTATAGGCTGGCTAGATCTCGGTAAACTGATATCCTACCGGGCGTGTGCTCCACCTCGACTCAGATTTGCTGCTAATTTGTCAAAAGAAATTAAGGGGAGTCATCATAGTTTAATTACCTGCTAGGCTGTATCTCGATTCATATGGTGTGATATGTTGGTTGATCTGGAAATGGTTGACTTTCTGGTAGAGCTCATGCGGGGAGCTGACCGGCCGACCCGGGAAGATTTAAGCAGGGTTTAAGCAATGATCATCGCACGCGACGCCTGGTCCAATTCAGCATTGCTAAATTTTTTGACCCCAACGGTTTCTGAAGATGCTCCTCGACATTTTGGCCAATCACCGATGTGCAGCGCGGCGGGACATATTtaccgcgcgcgcgcgcgcctcgGAGTGAGGAGACTTTCTTGGTTTCTTCACGCGCGCCACGCCCGTCGTCAACACCGTCCCGCGAGGCTCGGGGAAGCGCATGTGCAGACGAAGCTGCTACCCAGGCCAACGGAGCCGGTACTGATCGATGCAAACTGGCAGAGGCAGGGCAGCGGCATCGTCGTTCCATAATTCCGTCTAAGATGTACGGCATGGCGGCGAGGAATCTGAGGTGCATATATGTAATACGTAGAGGGGTACAGATGGGAAAGATAATACAAATCTTTCACATCTTCAGAGAGAAATGTTAATAGTACTAGGTCATCATTCGCTAATCTTAATTAGGCTAAATTTGGCATCGAAATGGATCAATTTAGTTTTTGAACTATTTTTAACATTGACGGTTGGTTGGTGTGGTTGTTAGATCAACACTACAGTTTTAGAAGGTTGCAAGTTCGATACTTGGTGTCCATTTTTTGTctttctttgttcttctttcttttggttttcttatgTATTATATATTGCTTCTTTTTTATtgctctctcactctctcttgatttttcttgtttttatttttatttaatttgCCACTCTAACTTAAGAGCGAGTAGCTACAGTAAATTTCAGAGATAGCAGCTAGTTGTTCGTAACATTTAACcgagattttatttttttgatgaGGTTTCAGATATCGGGTGACTCCTTAGCTGTTGGATGTGTCGTCTCTTTTTTGGAAATACACAAAGccatttatttttcatgttgtTTAAGGTTTATTTTTATGCCTAACACAATGTATTAGTGTCCGTGTCACTTACACTTCCTTTAGTAGTAGAATTCAGTGTCCATCCCATGGACAATTCACGTGTCAACAGTGtgaaatatttttcattttaaaaactttttttttaaaatatccTTCccatttcacctgcaatttttggGACCGCGCATAAACTTTTACctcaatttttagaatcgcgcataaGATTTCACCCGcaattttttagaatcgcgcataaagTTTGACcttcaatttttagaattgcgcactttcacctgcaatttttaaaaccaTGTATAaactttcacctgcaatttttagaatcatgCATAAAGTTtaacctgcaatttttagaaccGCGCATAAATTTTCACCTGTAATTTTTAGAACCAcgcataaaatttcacctgcaatttttaggaTCAAGTTTGGACAAAATTACGGGCTGACATAAGCAGTGATTAGCATGAGGCTTAATGATGGATTACATGTAGCTTAATTATAGTAAGTTTGGCCGGGTACATCACGTCGAGAAAAGActtttctcagtcgactgagttCTAGTCAGACCCTTAACTTTTTGAACTAAGTTGAGTGTGAAGGTGCGAGTGCTTAACTTTTTCGATGACAAGGTACATTGCATGCACTTGATCTACTTGTTTAGAAGAGCTGAGAGGGAATTTGGCATGTGTTTTGTGCGGCTTACCGCCTGTATAAGAGTTAGTCGCTccttttcataaagattgacgCGGTTTTGAATTAGAAATAGTTCAAGTCCGCGTACAATCTTTATGGTACGGAGGGACTACGTGGGAGGTGCGCGTGAACAGGGCGCCCGGCCCTGTGGGTACGTAGCCTGGCCGAAGAATCCTGATCGTTTCCGCTCCTTCACTGCGTTGCCAGATCGTGATGTACGCAAATCGATCGACTGGTCGCCGCCCCTCCTCAGCCTCGTCCCTGCGCTGCGCCTCTGCCAGTCTGCCTAATCGTGACCACGGAGAATTCACCGCCCCCCCTGAAGTCCTGATCGACTGCTCTCCTTCAGTCTACAACTACATAGCCTGATCGGTGACCTGCAGGCTTGTTGCATTCCCGTCGTTGGCTGCAGGTGAGTGATtgtagtacggagtagctaTCTTTCCATGCTTGCGTCTTTGatctttaattttttattcttttcaatttgtaaattttatagTCTCATTAAATTTCAGAATTATGAATCAATCATCATCTAGAAAGTATTCATCTGGCggtgagaaaagaaaaagaaagaaacggGATGATGACGTAATAAAATTGCATAAAGGATAACATGGACAAATTTTTGAAGAGTAACACAAGCACGTCAAGCGTAGCAAGAAATCCAGATGAATGTTTGCTGGTGAAAttttatatatacacacattAGTTATTGTTATCATATTGTATTAAGGGCCCTGAGTCATAATTTCGCACCGGCCCCACGAAATCTCAGGACCGGGCCTGCGCGTGAACTTAGGGCTCGGTGTATTCGGCTGTATGTTGATAATGAAATCCGATCTTTTAGATCGTTTGGAAAAAATTAAGAATAAGAGCTGAAAGTCGAAACTGGGACGaagcaacttttttttggacaGTCGGAATGAAACAACTTATTATTTGCGGACTCCCCCAGTTAACTGACTCTGGCCTAACCCCTTTTTTGCCGGAAACTTTTTTGGCACGCTAAAATGGCGGTTTTGCCCATTACAATTGCTTGGGTACAAATGTACAATGGCACACGCGACCGAAATAAAGTGGCCCAACGGCCTGCTTTTGCCAGCCTGCGTCAACAAAGCCCAAGGCTAATGCTCTAAAAGCCCAAAAGGTCAGGCCGCTGGGCCATTCATGTCCAGGGGCCCcctcaacaaaaaaatgtcCATGGTTGGTGGTGCAGCCGTACGTGCAGGTGAGGTCGGTGCACTGAAAGAATTTCGGGCACCAGATTCACGGGATAAACAACTGGAATGGTATATCGTGCACATGCATAATTAAGTTCAACGGAATTGCTCagtctcagtcgactgagatcGTTCGTTTCTCAGTCGACGTGTTAGGGAACGCACGATGATGTGTTTGAGATCCGCGCGGGGTGTGACGTCCgggtggattttttttttcttcgcaTACGATGGTCGACTGAGACACAACAAGTCTCAGTCGACTGTCTAAGTTCAACTATTACAAGGTTTAAAACATGGCCGTATCAACGATAATGAAAGAAGGAGATTGCACCGAAGGCACATTCGACTACACCAACATTAGTTTTCTCCAGTCAGATGTCGAAtctctcttccacatcttATAGTTAGAACATGGAATCGATAGATGTAGCCATGTAGGCTAGCTACAAATCCATACGAATGTAGGCTACAACAAATGCCTCAGTAAtattccttaaaaaaaaaaaccctcaGTAATAATGAGTTGGTTTGGCCCTAAACTCGAACTCACATCAGTGTATGCATGTCTGCATGTCTGTCTGAACGAGATATATCATTTGTGCCTTCCTGCCTCCGGAAACGCAATTCAGGTGCAGAAAGAAAATCGTGTCCCCCGTTTCCGTCAAGCGCCATGTACCCCGGCCGCTTCTCTCGGAGCCTCACGAGCCACAGCTCACAACGCGCCTATCCTAATTcccagcaggcagcagcgcCCTCGACGAGCCGACGAGTCTCGCCTCGCATGCCCCGCCGGCCTCCGCGCTCGCGCCTTGCCCGCCCACACGCGCGCGCCTCAGGAACACGCGAACATGCGCCTCGCCTCTGCATTGTCTCTGCGCTGTCCTCTTCCTCAATCGATTCCTTCATTCCCTCAACAACCCGCGCCACCGTCGTACTACGCGCTTAACTACTCTTCCCGGCCCGAAACTCTATATAAGTCTCGGAAGACACATACGCCGATCCATCATGCACTTCAGTGCACACCACCGTTCCCAATTTCCCATCCATCATACCAACTCTTCGAGCAACTCTTCCAAACTCTTGTTGCATAATTACGAGGTGCAGCGATGGCGTCGGCCGGCTCGATGAAGGCGCTCGTGGTGATACTCTGCATTGCCGCGGGGACGGCGCATGTGGTTGTGGCCGGAAGGAtagacgatggcggcggcctggaAGTGATGTGGGGCGGAGCGAGCGTGTCGCCGGACGGGCAGGTCATCTCGCTGTCCCTGGACCGcagctccggctccggcttccggTCCAGGGACACGTACCTGTACGCGCGCATCGACCTGCAGATCAAGCTCGTGCCCCAAAACTCCGCCGGCACCGTCGCCACCTGCTACGTGAGTGCCATCCATGCCAGGCCAATGTGCAAGTAgttttatttggttttcaTTCATTCTGACTAACAGTGGATCGGATGGATAATACATGTGCGTGCATTGCAGATGATGTCGGAGGGGTCGTGGGAGGCGCACGACGAGATCGACCTGGAGTTCCTGGGCAACGAGACGGGCCAGCCGTACACGCTCCACACAAACGTCTTCACCAACGGCGCCGGCCAGAAAGAGCAGCAGTTCCGCCTCTGGTTCGACCCCACCGCCGGCTTCCACACCTACTCCATCGTCTGGACTCCCCACCACATCCTGTAATTAAGCACGCAAGCCACACAACCTCAAATCCCCAGACCGACAACGGCCATTGATCCAAGCTGACAAATTGACAATCGTGCGTTGTTTTGCAGGGTGGTGGTGGACGGGACGCCGATCCGGGAGCTTCGGAACCACGCGGACAAGGGCGTGGCGTACCCGTCGTGGCAGCCGATGCGGGTGCACGGGAGCCTGTGGGACGCCGAGGACTGGGCCACGCAGGGGGGGCAAGTCAAGACGGACTGGTCGCAGGCGCCCTTCGTGGCACAGTACCGCAACTTCACGGCCGTCTCTACGGCGGCTGCCGGCGGTGGATACGGGCAGGAGTACGTGATgatggacgcggcggcgcaggaggcCATGAGGCGGGCGCGGGAGAGCTACATGACGTACGACTACTGCGCCGACGGCAGGCGGTTCCCCCAGGGCGCGCCGCCCGAGTGCTACATGACGTAGAGATCTGGTTTTATGCCTTTTCGGTGCACTTTGAGTGCAGAGTCGTCGATTATGCATAGGGAGAGAGAGCATATATTACCAGGTGAAGGCCTCAAGGGTATACACGTGTTAGCATATATATGTTGACCTCGTTTCTTGTCGAGATTGATTCATTCTTTTATGTAAAGTAATAAAATTACTAGGTATGCAACAATATGCACGAGATTAAATCAGTGTGTTTGTACTTCGAATCAGTAGTCTGTGGTGCATGCACAGAGACTGTTGGTTCAATTGCTACCATCCCGCCCAAAATATAAAATAGGTAATTTCTGACACAAGTTTtgttaaatggggtaaaaaaCGAAAATCTCAATAAATGGGGTAAAAGCTGTCAAAAAACTAGAACTTGGGGGTAAGAAGTGGAATTAACGCTAGTTCTAAACAAACGATCAATTTTGCCAAGTAGCACGAACTACGAGTTAGAGCAAAACCTGATTGATTGGAGCGTAAATTAGACGAGATCCCTATGGAATTAAATGAGATCCCCATGGCGTATGGCATGGTCCGCGGCGGCAAGCATAGCTGCATCCCCAAACTAACCTTGGCGTGAGCAGCACCATTGATGGGATCAGTGCGTGTATacaggagagagaagaaggtAATCAAACGATGAATCTCAGCCACTGGATAAAACAGGAACACAGATGGGAGCATATGGAGGGAACATGCAAGCCGCATCCGAAGGGTTTCCGCTTGCGCTCGAGCCAACCAAACCAACGGACTGGAAAAAAAGCTCAGCATTTTTACCTCTTCCTGCTCTCGAACCCGTTTTTCGCGGATGGCCATTTACTTCGCCCATCTCCTTCTCTCCACGGATCgcttcctctctcccccgaAAATTTCCAAATTCGATCGACAAGGCCGACACGGTCTTCAGGTGAGCGAGTTTGGTTCCGTGCTATTTTTTCCTCTTCCAATCCAACATTTCTGCAATCCATGCGAATTCCTGAACCAAGGAATGGGCCGATTAGACACAAGGTCCCCTGTTTGTTTCGAGGATCGAGGCGTCGATTTGGTTCTGTTTAGGGATTTTGAGCTCGTAATTGTGGCATTGTTAGCTTCTCCtcaccttttattttttttgttttatttttgtatttttacGGTTGTGGAATAGGGGGAATTGGGGATGCCTGCAATCTCGCGCATTTCGGCCGACTTGTGGCGATGGATTGGTTGTGTTATAACGAGTGgtcatttctgttttttttttctgcagcaTAATGCCAGCACCATTTTGAGGCGAAATCAATCAAGGGTTCTTCAGCAACATCCAGGATGTCAGTTTCTATGAAGGATTTGGATCCG contains:
- the LOC100829976 gene encoding putative xyloglucan endotransglucosylase/hydrolase protein 13 isoform X1, with amino-acid sequence MAVDLMAQPCAHLFRHGPFESLPTAGEAEGRVSKGPSLLPARKPPLSGQKRKLCTDKHSEANTRGSRCNCSNRRWSLVAAAIMVVASLATSADAAGGSFYEDFEVVWGEDPHPERRVAVIDGGRLVKLTLDNVSGSGFQSKDAFLFGEFTMQMKLVPGDSAGTVTTFYLSSKDYPMWEGDGHDEIDFEFLGNVSGEPYLMQTNVYAQGGGRREQRFFLWFDPTADFHNYTILWNPLNIIFSVDGVPVRVFKNHELQGVPYLSTQAMKARASIWDGESWVTMGGRVKTDWSHAPFVASYGAYDASTACVSSSSCSAAAAPWMTRRLGPEGQRALAWARDNYMVMDYCDDPWKVFPRGVPAECGIDRLAMASLL
- the LOC100829976 gene encoding putative xyloglucan endotransglucosylase/hydrolase protein 13 isoform X2, whose amino-acid sequence is MGSRPAGRLRVFLIKRATPYTWSLVAAAIMVVASLATSADAAGGSFYEDFEVVWGEDPHPERRVAVIDGGRLVKLTLDNVSGSGFQSKDAFLFGEFTMQMKLVPGDSAGTVTTFYLSSKDYPMWEGDGHDEIDFEFLGNVSGEPYLMQTNVYAQGGGRREQRFFLWFDPTADFHNYTILWNPLNIIFSVDGVPVRVFKNHELQGVPYLSTQAMKARASIWDGESWVTMGGRVKTDWSHAPFVASYGAYDASTACVSSSSCSAAAAPWMTRRLGPEGQRALAWARDNYMVMDYCDDPWKVFPRGVPAECGIDRLAMASLL
- the LOC100842827 gene encoding xyloglucan endotransglucosylase/hydrolase protein 24 codes for the protein MAPLPCTEKLRCLWAPLLLWLAFLLLAVELGTADIYKDIELVWGASRTYFFMDGDSESLALSLDKSTGSCFKSKAMYLYAQIDLDIKLIEGDSAGTVCTVYTISEGPWEIHDEIDLEFLGNATGEPYTLHTNVFANGVGGREQQFQLWFDPSADYHTYSIIWNPKHILIQVDGVTIRDFKNNEAHGVAFPKWQQMRVYGSLWNADDWATQGGRVKTDWSKSPFVSYYRNYNVTWCQPSAGVDWCGNEPAGSRHFDLDQKAMSDLAWVRQRYMTYNYCSDYDRFNASTLPKECSLP
- the LOC100843131 gene encoding xyloglucan endotransglucosylase/hydrolase protein 24 produces the protein MASAGSMKALVVILCIAAGTAHVVVAGRIDDGGGLEVMWGGASVSPDGQVISLSLDRSSGSGFRSRDTYLYARIDLQIKLVPQNSAGTVATCYMMSEGSWEAHDEIDLEFLGNETGQPYTLHTNVFTNGAGQKEQQFRLWFDPTAGFHTYSIVWTPHHILVVVDGTPIRELRNHADKGVAYPSWQPMRVHGSLWDAEDWATQGGQVKTDWSQAPFVAQYRNFTAVSTAAAGGGYGQEYVMMDAAAQEAMRRARESYMTYDYCADGRRFPQGAPPECYMT